The proteins below are encoded in one region of Flavobacterium nackdongense:
- a CDS encoding RagB/SusD family nutrient uptake outer membrane protein — protein MKTKKLLFSIAVALLILSSCDDVEFGDKFLEKEPSVDVTKDTIFSSVEFATRYLTRGYTTLPYGLNLDWGAKDDKLGMDILESLSDLNQSYLSWGGPNQLYYSGQYAAASENTSNSTKYHYTKENSWVGIRIGWNFIENADKIPAPDEATKNLVKRMKAEAKMIIALHYTDMYRHFGGLPWVDRTYSPADETTLPRLTSLETMNKIVALIEEAEPDLPWVYANTLNDDGRFTRASALGLKARLLLFGASPLFNSGTPYMDGEAAAKKLVWHGSEDPNLWKRAADAAKELMDQGYYGLVSTGNFRKDFQDAYYKRGTKEMLISTRQRYRSGGYWTANYYFYQSAGGYGTGCPTKEYVDMFPMKDGTPINDPNSGYNPNMNPWENRDPRLYETVLVNGDYYQGRTAQLWIGGLERTTLAANGSKTGFGLRKFLLERDAATSMPSIVHWPYLRMAEIYLTYAEAINEFNGSPTPEAYAAVDIVRNRVGLGDLPKGLSKEAFREAVLTERACEFGWEEVRWFDLIRHKKANLFQRALHGVNTTKNANGTYSYETVELQARHWKNTWSPKWYLSAFPPNEVNKGYGLVQNPGW, from the coding sequence ATGAAAACAAAAAAATTATTATTCAGTATTGCTGTCGCCTTACTAATTTTAAGCAGCTGCGACGATGTCGAATTCGGAGATAAATTCTTGGAGAAGGAACCAAGTGTAGATGTAACTAAAGATACCATCTTTAGCTCTGTAGAGTTCGCAACTAGATACCTTACAAGAGGCTATACCACCCTGCCCTATGGTTTAAATCTAGACTGGGGTGCCAAAGACGATAAACTAGGAATGGACATCTTAGAATCATTAAGTGATCTTAACCAAAGTTATTTGTCTTGGGGAGGTCCAAACCAATTGTATTATAGTGGTCAATATGCTGCAGCTAGCGAAAACACTAGCAACAGTACAAAATACCACTATACCAAAGAAAATAGTTGGGTAGGTATCCGTATTGGTTGGAATTTTATAGAAAATGCTGATAAAATCCCAGCTCCTGATGAGGCAACAAAAAATTTGGTAAAACGCATGAAAGCAGAAGCCAAAATGATTATCGCCTTACATTATACCGATATGTACAGGCATTTTGGAGGATTACCGTGGGTAGATCGCACCTACTCGCCAGCCGATGAAACGACCCTACCACGTTTAACTTCTTTAGAGACGATGAATAAAATTGTCGCACTAATTGAAGAAGCTGAACCAGATTTACCATGGGTATATGCGAATACGCTCAACGACGATGGTAGATTTACACGAGCTAGTGCCCTTGGACTTAAAGCTAGATTACTACTATTTGGAGCTAGCCCACTTTTCAATTCAGGAACACCCTATATGGATGGCGAAGCAGCTGCTAAAAAATTAGTATGGCACGGCAGTGAAGATCCTAACCTATGGAAACGTGCCGCCGACGCAGCTAAAGAATTAATGGACCAAGGATATTACGGTCTAGTAAGCACAGGAAACTTTAGAAAAGATTTTCAAGATGCCTACTACAAACGTGGCACAAAAGAAATGCTTATCAGTACAAGACAACGTTACCGCTCCGGTGGCTATTGGACTGCTAATTACTACTTTTATCAAAGTGCTGGTGGGTACGGAACCGGCTGTCCTACTAAAGAATATGTGGATATGTTCCCAATGAAAGACGGCACACCAATCAATGATCCAAATTCCGGCTATAACCCTAATATGAATCCTTGGGAAAATCGCGACCCCAGATTGTACGAAACCGTACTTGTAAATGGGGATTACTACCAAGGAAGAACCGCCCAATTGTGGATTGGAGGTCTTGAAAGAACTACACTTGCTGCTAATGGTAGCAAAACTGGCTTTGGATTACGAAAATTTTTACTAGAAAGAGATGCTGCCACTTCTATGCCGTCGATCGTGCATTGGCCTTATTTAAGAATGGCTGAAATTTATTTAACCTATGCTGAAGCAATAAATGAATTCAATGGCAGTCCAACACCAGAAGCCTATGCAGCCGTGGATATCGTTAGAAATCGAGTTGGACTCGGCGACTTACCCAAAGGATTATCTAAAGAGGCGTTTCGCGAAGCTGTTTTAACAGAACGTGCGTGCGAGTTTGGATGGGAAGAAGTGCGTTGGTTCGATTTAATACGACATAAAAAAGCCAACCTATTTCAAAGAGCGTTGCACGGCGTAAATACCACCAAAAATGCTAACGGCACTTACAGTTACGAAACAGTTGAACTGCAAGCTCGCCACTGGAAAAACACTTGGTCACCGAAATGGTATTTGAGCGCATTTCCTCCGAACGAAGTGAACAAAGGTTATGGCTTAGTGCAAAACCCAGGATGGTAA
- a CDS encoding SusC/RagA family TonB-linked outer membrane protein: MRIQQKSLQLLLHLIILLGICTSSWAQSLQVSGKITDSQGLPIPGVNIIDKTTKRGVNSDSDGKYKIGATAKSVLEFSFIGFETKQIPVNGQSVINVKLNTSATDLEDVVVVAYGKQKKISVTGAITALSGEQLSKSPSVNIANTLAGQITGVSTVQFSGRPGADDPSIFIRGLATISEDRSQPLIIVDGVERPFTGLDADEIESFSILKDASATAVYGVRGANGVVIVTTKRGSKGKASITAGYSYGLQEPTRLLDFADSYTYGTVHNNARISDNPLITVGELKFTPEALNAFRTGAYPQIYPNTDWLDYILKPYAPQSRANLSISGGNDNVRYFTSIGVISQDGLFNTFDANYDYNFSFQRYNFRTNLDIDVTKTTKIGVTIGGQIGIRNEPRTNSGINQLFREIYWSQPYSSPGIIDGNYIIGGDNYITGTKKDPLSSYYGLGYSNILQNRLNFDLELTQQLTFVKGLSFRTKFAYNTLYTHTKNRATSVMRFIPFFLRDLDPTVDRNSDEIGYRTTSANGNLSYSEAQGKDRDWYIEAGLNYNRKFGDHNFGGLLLYNAQKDFYPTDTNGNPTSNQDIPRGLVGIAGRITYDYQGKYSADFNIGYNGSENFAPENRFGVFPAFSVGWIASKEKFMEQLKFVDFFKIRMSYGLVGNDRIGGNRFLYLPDSFDANSGSYSFGTENGTNQPAAAEGIIGNPQVTWETATKRNLGVELKFLENRLGIIFDVFNENRTNILTNRGTVPEFVGYSLPAVNVGEVYNEGYELELNWNDKVSADFNYRVNFNVSYSNNKIVFIDEVPRSQPYLYQTGNPVGQPFGYVFDRFYSVNDVPANVPNHLYPLKPGDMVYKDLDGNNIIDQDDQRAIGFPNYPQYIFGFNSGFTYKNFDLSMSWVGATNTSRLLDESLRTPFGTSGERSLLQYMADEAWTPETASTATFPRVTFQGALNNSKNSDFWLRDASYIRLKTFEVGYNFKGTFLKKVGLSTFRFYFNGNNLLTFSKLDITDPETRTGSIQEYPLTKLYNLGVKLNFL, translated from the coding sequence ATGAGAATACAACAAAAAAGCCTTCAATTACTTCTTCACCTGATCATTTTACTGGGAATTTGTACTTCCTCGTGGGCACAGTCATTGCAAGTATCTGGAAAGATAACGGACAGCCAAGGACTTCCTATACCAGGGGTAAACATCATAGATAAAACAACCAAAAGAGGCGTTAATTCTGATTCGGATGGGAAATACAAAATTGGTGCAACTGCTAAAAGCGTCCTCGAATTCAGTTTTATAGGTTTTGAAACCAAACAAATTCCTGTGAATGGCCAGAGCGTAATCAATGTAAAATTGAACACCAGCGCCACAGACTTAGAAGACGTGGTGGTTGTTGCTTATGGCAAACAGAAAAAAATATCAGTTACGGGAGCTATTACTGCCTTAAGTGGCGAACAATTAAGTAAATCGCCCAGTGTAAACATTGCCAATACACTTGCCGGACAGATTACCGGTGTGTCGACGGTTCAGTTTTCCGGAAGGCCAGGCGCCGACGATCCCAGTATTTTCATCAGGGGTTTAGCCACGATATCTGAGGATAGATCGCAACCTTTGATTATTGTAGATGGTGTTGAGCGCCCGTTTACAGGTTTAGATGCCGATGAGATCGAAAGTTTTTCTATCCTTAAAGATGCCTCTGCTACTGCTGTTTACGGCGTGCGTGGTGCAAATGGAGTTGTAATTGTAACAACCAAACGTGGTTCTAAAGGCAAAGCCTCTATCACGGCTGGATATTCTTATGGTCTACAAGAACCGACTCGTTTGCTTGATTTTGCAGATAGTTATACTTACGGAACAGTTCACAATAATGCGCGTATAAGTGATAATCCATTAATAACTGTGGGGGAATTAAAATTTACACCAGAGGCTTTGAATGCCTTTAGGACTGGCGCTTATCCTCAAATCTATCCCAATACGGATTGGTTGGATTACATCTTGAAACCCTACGCACCCCAATCAAGAGCAAACCTTAGTATTTCAGGTGGTAATGATAATGTACGTTATTTTACCTCAATTGGTGTCATAAGCCAAGACGGACTTTTTAACACATTTGATGCAAATTACGATTACAATTTTAGTTTTCAACGCTACAACTTCCGAACCAATTTAGACATCGATGTGACTAAAACAACTAAGATAGGAGTTACCATCGGCGGGCAAATTGGTATTCGAAATGAACCAAGAACGAACAGTGGCATCAATCAACTTTTTAGAGAAATTTACTGGTCGCAGCCCTACTCTAGCCCCGGTATAATCGACGGTAACTACATCATTGGTGGTGATAATTATATAACAGGGACCAAAAAAGACCCTTTAAGTTCCTATTACGGTCTAGGATATTCTAATATTCTACAAAATAGACTCAATTTTGACCTTGAATTAACCCAACAATTAACATTCGTGAAAGGGCTAAGTTTTAGAACCAAATTTGCCTACAACACCTTGTATACTCATACTAAAAATAGAGCAACAAGTGTTATGCGATTTATACCTTTTTTCTTAAGAGATTTAGATCCAACTGTTGACAGAAACAGCGATGAGATTGGGTATAGAACTACCTCAGCCAACGGGAACCTTTCTTACAGCGAGGCCCAAGGAAAAGACAGAGATTGGTATATAGAAGCCGGTTTGAATTATAACCGAAAATTTGGCGATCATAACTTTGGAGGTTTATTACTGTACAATGCACAAAAAGATTTTTATCCAACAGATACAAATGGTAATCCAACCTCAAATCAAGATATTCCGAGAGGTTTAGTAGGTATTGCCGGAAGGATAACTTATGATTATCAAGGAAAATACTCTGCCGACTTTAATATCGGTTACAATGGCTCTGAAAATTTTGCGCCAGAAAATCGTTTTGGTGTGTTCCCCGCATTTTCAGTGGGTTGGATTGCCTCCAAAGAGAAATTTATGGAACAACTCAAATTTGTCGATTTCTTTAAAATAAGAATGTCCTACGGATTAGTTGGTAATGATAGAATTGGAGGCAATCGCTTCCTTTATTTACCAGATAGTTTCGATGCCAACAGTGGCAGTTACAGTTTTGGAACAGAAAACGGGACCAATCAGCCAGCAGCAGCAGAGGGAATTATTGGTAACCCACAAGTTACTTGGGAAACAGCTACAAAACGTAATTTAGGTGTTGAATTAAAATTTCTTGAAAACAGACTAGGCATTATTTTTGATGTATTTAATGAAAATAGAACCAATATTTTAACTAATAGAGGAACTGTTCCAGAATTTGTAGGTTACAGTCTTCCTGCCGTCAACGTAGGTGAAGTGTACAACGAAGGGTATGAATTGGAATTGAACTGGAATGACAAAGTAAGCGCAGATTTCAATTATAGAGTCAATTTTAATGTATCTTATTCTAATAATAAAATAGTATTTATCGACGAAGTCCCACGAAGTCAGCCCTATCTTTACCAAACAGGTAATCCTGTTGGACAACCTTTCGGCTATGTATTTGATCGATTTTATAGCGTAAATGATGTACCTGCCAATGTTCCTAATCACCTGTACCCACTTAAACCCGGAGATATGGTCTATAAAGATTTAGATGGTAATAATATTATTGATCAGGACGATCAAAGAGCAATAGGGTTTCCAAATTACCCTCAGTACATCTTTGGCTTCAATTCAGGTTTTACCTATAAAAACTTTGACCTAAGTATGTCGTGGGTTGGTGCTACAAATACCTCGAGACTACTCGATGAGTCTTTACGAACTCCTTTCGGAACAAGTGGCGAAAGATCGTTGTTGCAATATATGGCAGACGAAGCTTGGACACCAGAAACGGCAAGTACCGCTACTTTTCCACGAGTAACTTTTCAAGGTGCGTTAAATAATTCGAAAAATTCAGATTTTTGGTTACGTGATGCTTCGTACATTCGACTAAAAACATTTGAGGTAGGTTACAATTTTAAGGGTACTTTCCTGAAAAAAGTGGGACTATCGACCTTTCGTTTCTATTTTAATGGAAATAATTTGCTAACCTTTTCTAAGCTTGACATCACCGATCCAGAAACTAGAACGGGCTCTATTCAAGAATATCCGCTCACAAAATTGTATAATTTAGGAGTAAAATTAAATTTCTTATAA
- a CDS encoding fasciclin domain-containing protein: protein MKFISKFKIAASLLSLSVLISSCDKSEDTDPDFRDNTILTVATSDPNLSLFVNALAATDLSQTLQASEPYTVFAPTNAAFEKYLTMANYYDPGTNPDPTKKPPVTINKVPVNLLKQLLLNHIVLGNIKSTDLKTGYVNTLATSSISKMNTMSMYVDVTSGVKLNGVATVTSPDITASNGTIHIVDGVIDFPMITTHLKLNPKLSTMLDVVTKNAGTTLLNRLSLPNFYEKGKQQFFLPIDPVTLFAPTNAAFNDLNVELAPSGGIAAVSPANMNKIVNYHCASDNALASSLTDNQKIPSLLVIPTTPPAPIKYEELTVQMAGGAKIKDVKNRLSTIETTDIQCWNGIIHVVDKVLLPNL from the coding sequence ATGAAATTCATTTCAAAATTTAAAATTGCAGCTTCACTTTTGTCTTTGTCCGTGCTGATTTCATCTTGCGATAAATCAGAAGATACGGACCCAGACTTTAGGGACAATACCATCTTGACCGTTGCTACCAGTGACCCCAACTTGTCGCTTTTTGTCAATGCTCTGGCGGCAACAGATTTATCACAAACGCTTCAAGCGTCTGAGCCATATACTGTTTTTGCGCCTACCAACGCAGCATTTGAAAAATACTTGACGATGGCAAATTATTATGACCCTGGGACCAATCCAGATCCTACCAAAAAGCCACCCGTTACGATAAATAAAGTTCCAGTAAATCTGCTGAAACAGCTGTTGTTAAATCATATTGTTCTCGGCAACATTAAATCGACAGATTTAAAAACGGGTTATGTCAACACTTTAGCTACAAGCAGTATTTCTAAAATGAATACGATGAGCATGTATGTTGATGTAACTTCTGGTGTTAAATTAAATGGAGTTGCGACGGTAACATCGCCAGATATTACTGCCTCAAATGGGACGATTCATATTGTTGACGGCGTTATTGATTTCCCGATGATTACGACTCACCTTAAACTGAATCCAAAATTAAGTACGATGCTTGATGTCGTGACAAAAAATGCAGGTACTACCTTATTGAATCGTTTGTCACTTCCTAACTTTTACGAAAAAGGAAAGCAACAGTTTTTTCTACCCATCGATCCAGTAACGCTTTTCGCACCAACAAATGCAGCGTTCAATGATCTTAACGTAGAATTAGCACCAAGCGGAGGTATCGCTGCCGTTAGTCCTGCAAATATGAATAAAATCGTAAATTACCACTGCGCAAGTGATAACGCGCTAGCGAGTAGTTTGACCGATAATCAAAAAATACCAAGCCTATTAGTAATTCCTACGACGCCACCAGCTCCTATAAAATATGAAGAATTAACTGTTCAGATGGCAGGAGGCGCAAAAATTAAAGATGTAAAGAACAGGTTATCAACAATAGAAACCACGGATATTCAGTGCTGGAACGGAATTATACACGTTGTAGATAAAGTACTGCTGCCTAATTTGTAG
- a CDS encoding hybrid sensor histidine kinase/response regulator transcription factor: MQKTLLLFGLLFFSLIQAQIDDSNYVMEYITTSQGLPHDYVTSLISDDHNVKWIGTENGLAKYNGYNFENIKPGKSYKKLENENIEVLFKDKSEIIWIGTKSGGISSLDIRNNAIKNYNHLIDVGKRGGINVKAIAADDKGNIWIGTWEDGVFVINPSQNKLIKHIKIKSVINSIVKDNQSNMWISFYQTLAKFNTNGERTLNYNLKTNISDLILDSKRNKLWIGTSLSSTKLYEYDFKNQKIDSIETGVHSDFYKTLSLDSKNRLWIGTWLQGLYRSNADLTKFSKIDLVTLDSGKLKTNYNTILKVHHDKNNQTWVATANGGVVKLIEGKRFQNASEIIDTKSLNGDLNFGAIYKWKNTLFVGTLINGLYSGTNFSNLKPLKEIGLTKILSLYEHQNKLYVGTKTSFYIYDLIAAKIIFTSKKIFKATAFYVDQSNTLFIGTQLDGLAVVPLKDINNSAAYRFYSDLKTGDNKIENNRITGIKEDSKGNIWVGTYNGLHLYDKARRKFNAKSLLINDKLPSVIINSIAIKEDNIWLGTPSGLIKLGYENKKLAIKYELNKENGLNSDFICAITFDAQSNLWMSTKTEIVKYNEKKHSFISYGENDGIKTTSFNNRSFYNFENNVLYFGGIDNITYFNPNTIKGTNSLPEVIFTNLRVNNSIIQYPIEKNEHQIIDKNFSYVDNIQLTHTDKFFSIGFITNDFLGKLNIKYRYKLEGYQNNWLDIQNQNEINFAGLNAGKYILKVSATRDNQTWSEPKSITIEILNSPWTSPWAIMLYLLLIISLVYYFLKFYKNQLQLKNNLEIARNDKEKEMELSELKLNFFTNISHEFRTPLTLIISPLNELMENLEASPKIAKKLSIIDRNANRLLNLINQLLDFRKAEYGLLQLNVSNGNIVRFSKEVHLYFNEMAKSKEIKYKFKHSEDEILFPFDRNKIEIVLCNLLSNAIKYCNAGDKITLEVSKNDTFCIISVKDSGLGMEADYLDKIFDHFYQIKSAESTEMIGSGIGLSFSKKIIELHHGTIEVQSQINKGTEFIIKLPLSLNYNEGEIDANFINTDNINAYDTEWNENQIENLSINKKENTLLLIDDNQDILEYLKDILSDSYNIIVAGDGDQGFKIASTEIPDLIVSDVMMPVKDGITLCTELKAQIITSHIPIILLTARSSTVFEIQGLQTGADDYITKPFNPVIIKARIANLLENRKKVRALLLNKIKFEPNIEETDKDDNVESAFIHKAILLVENNMQNSSFSIELMVDELNMSQSTLYRKIKSLTGLSLTSFIRSIRLKKAAQLILLDDLNLSQIAYEVGFNDYKYFKISFEKQFDCLPSKYKAKMTKKNK, translated from the coding sequence ATGCAAAAGACACTACTCTTATTTGGCCTATTATTTTTCTCGTTAATTCAGGCTCAAATTGACGATTCCAACTACGTTATGGAATACATCACTACGAGTCAAGGTTTGCCACACGATTATGTTACCTCTTTAATCAGTGACGATCATAATGTAAAATGGATTGGCACTGAAAATGGTTTGGCGAAATATAACGGGTATAATTTTGAAAATATAAAACCCGGCAAAAGTTATAAAAAACTTGAAAATGAAAACATTGAAGTTTTATTTAAGGATAAATCGGAAATCATTTGGATAGGAACAAAAAGTGGGGGAATTTCATCATTGGATATCCGAAATAACGCCATTAAAAACTACAATCACCTCATTGATGTCGGTAAAAGAGGCGGTATAAATGTAAAAGCGATTGCCGCTGATGACAAGGGTAATATTTGGATTGGAACCTGGGAAGACGGTGTCTTTGTAATTAATCCTTCCCAAAATAAATTGATTAAACACATCAAGATAAAGTCTGTAATAAACAGTATCGTCAAAGATAATCAATCCAATATGTGGATTAGTTTCTATCAAACACTAGCAAAATTTAATACCAATGGCGAGCGGACGCTCAACTACAATTTAAAAACGAATATTTCGGATTTAATTTTAGATTCAAAACGCAATAAATTATGGATAGGAACATCCTTGAGTAGCACAAAATTATACGAATATGATTTTAAAAACCAAAAGATAGATTCTATTGAAACCGGCGTACACAGCGATTTCTATAAAACACTTTCATTAGATTCCAAAAACAGGCTTTGGATTGGTACTTGGCTTCAAGGCCTTTACAGAAGTAATGCTGATTTGACTAAATTCTCCAAAATAGACCTTGTCACTCTTGATTCAGGTAAATTAAAAACAAACTATAACACCATACTCAAAGTACATCATGACAAGAACAATCAAACCTGGGTAGCCACTGCCAATGGTGGGGTTGTAAAATTAATTGAAGGCAAGAGATTTCAAAATGCAAGTGAAATAATTGATACTAAATCACTGAACGGAGATTTGAATTTTGGTGCAATATACAAATGGAAAAACACCTTATTTGTTGGTACACTGATTAATGGACTTTATTCAGGCACCAATTTTTCGAATTTAAAACCCTTAAAAGAGATTGGCTTAACCAAAATACTTTCACTCTACGAGCATCAAAATAAATTGTATGTCGGTACGAAAACCAGTTTTTATATTTATGACTTGATTGCTGCTAAAATAATTTTCACCTCAAAAAAAATATTCAAAGCCACCGCTTTTTATGTTGACCAAAGCAATACTCTTTTTATAGGCACACAGTTAGACGGGCTTGCCGTTGTTCCGCTGAAGGATATTAACAATAGTGCAGCCTACAGATTTTATTCGGATCTGAAAACTGGCGATAATAAAATTGAAAACAATCGCATCACCGGTATTAAAGAGGATTCGAAGGGAAATATATGGGTAGGCACTTATAATGGTTTGCATTTATATGATAAAGCCAGGAGAAAATTTAATGCAAAATCGCTTTTGATAAATGATAAATTGCCGAGTGTCATCATTAATTCAATTGCCATCAAAGAGGATAATATATGGCTTGGAACCCCTAGCGGATTGATTAAATTAGGGTATGAAAACAAAAAACTCGCCATTAAATACGAACTCAACAAGGAAAATGGCTTGAATAGTGATTTTATTTGTGCCATAACTTTTGATGCCCAATCTAATTTATGGATGAGTACCAAAACTGAAATTGTAAAATACAACGAAAAAAAACACTCCTTTATAAGTTATGGCGAAAATGACGGCATAAAAACAACCTCATTTAACAATAGAAGCTTTTATAATTTTGAAAATAACGTGCTCTATTTTGGGGGAATTGACAACATCACCTATTTCAATCCAAATACCATTAAGGGTACAAATTCCTTACCCGAGGTGATATTCACCAATCTTCGTGTCAATAATAGCATCATTCAATACCCGATCGAAAAAAACGAGCATCAAATTATTGATAAAAATTTCAGCTATGTTGATAATATTCAACTGACCCATACCGATAAATTTTTCTCAATCGGATTCATTACCAATGACTTTTTGGGCAAATTAAATATTAAATACAGGTATAAATTAGAAGGCTATCAAAACAATTGGCTTGATATTCAAAATCAAAACGAAATCAATTTTGCCGGTCTTAATGCCGGAAAATATATTCTCAAAGTATCGGCCACTCGCGACAATCAAACCTGGAGCGAACCCAAAAGTATCACTATCGAAATATTGAATTCCCCTTGGACAAGCCCTTGGGCGATTATGCTTTACTTGCTTCTGATCATTTCACTCGTTTATTATTTTTTAAAATTCTACAAAAATCAATTACAGCTTAAAAACAATCTAGAAATTGCCCGAAATGACAAGGAAAAAGAGATGGAATTGAGCGAATTAAAACTCAATTTCTTCACCAATATTTCCCACGAGTTCAGAACGCCGTTGACGCTAATTATTAGCCCACTCAATGAACTTATGGAAAACTTAGAGGCGAGTCCGAAAATTGCTAAAAAACTAAGTATCATTGACCGAAATGCCAACAGACTCCTGAATCTAATCAATCAATTGTTAGATTTTCGAAAAGCAGAATACGGTCTGTTGCAATTGAATGTATCCAACGGCAATATCGTAAGGTTTTCGAAAGAAGTGCATCTGTATTTTAACGAAATGGCAAAATCTAAAGAAATCAAATACAAGTTTAAGCACAGCGAAGACGAAATCCTTTTCCCATTTGATAGAAACAAAATTGAAATTGTATTATGTAACTTACTTTCCAATGCTATAAAATATTGTAACGCAGGCGACAAAATCACTTTGGAAGTATCCAAAAACGACACCTTTTGCATCATTTCTGTTAAAGATTCAGGACTCGGAATGGAAGCCGATTATTTGGACAAAATTTTCGATCATTTTTACCAGATTAAATCTGCCGAATCTACCGAAATGATTGGCAGTGGAATTGGACTGTCTTTCTCCAAAAAAATAATTGAACTACATCACGGGACGATTGAGGTACAAAGTCAAATAAATAAGGGTACCGAATTTATCATAAAACTCCCTTTAAGTCTAAATTATAACGAAGGCGAAATCGACGCTAATTTCATTAATACCGACAACATCAACGCCTATGACACGGAATGGAATGAAAATCAAATAGAAAATTTGAGCATTAACAAAAAAGAAAACACCCTCCTACTCATAGATGACAATCAAGATATACTAGAATATTTGAAAGATATTCTATCGGATTCGTATAATATTATCGTAGCTGGTGACGGCGACCAAGGATTCAAAATAGCCTCAACCGAAATCCCTGACCTCATTGTGAGTGATGTAATGATGCCTGTAAAAGACGGCATTACGCTTTGCACTGAATTGAAAGCACAAATCATAACTTCGCACATTCCGATCATATTATTGACTGCGCGATCTTCGACTGTATTTGAAATTCAAGGGCTGCAAACCGGAGCAGATGACTATATAACCAAACCGTTTAATCCGGTAATAATCAAAGCTAGAATTGCTAATTTACTCGAAAACAGAAAAAAAGTAAGAGCGCTGTTGTTAAACAAAATAAAATTTGAGCCTAACATCGAAGAAACCGATAAAGACGATAACGTAGAAAGTGCCTTTATTCACAAAGCGATCCTTTTGGTAGAAAACAATATGCAGAATAGTTCCTTTAGCATTGAATTGATGGTCGATGAGCTAAATATGAGTCAATCGACCTTATACCGTAAAATAAAATCGTTGACTGGCCTATCGCTGACCTCGTTTATCCGCTCTATTCGCTTAAAAAAAGCAGCACAATTGATTTTGCTTGACGACCTCAATTTAAGCCAAATTGCGTATGAGGTAGGCTTTAATGATTATAAATATTTTAAGATATCCTTTGAAAAACAATTTGACTGTTTACCATCAAAATACAAGGCAAAAATGACTAAGAAAAATAAATAA